The region TGATGGAGTTCGTAGAAAAATCTATGCTTTATGTCTGCTGTTGTAGCAAATATGGAAGAGACATGCTTTAATTTTTGTTAGTGTTATTTGtgaaaattgagaagagagattTTAATAGTGTATCGTAAAAAAGAGAGAATTTAATTTGTGGGCATTTGGAACTAGCCAAGTAGCGTTTTAGAGAGTGCTTTAGTTGCTAGCGCCTAGCGGAGCTTCCAAGTTGCTCCTTGGGTAATTGAGCTTCACATGTTGTTTGTTTTGTGCTTTCAGTTAGTTTTGCCAGTTAGTGAAAGACAATATGGAATCAGCTTCATTTAGCTTGTAACTTTTATCTGCATATTCTGACCCTTTTTAACGTTTAATTACAATTATATTGGATTGCATCTTTACTGACCCTTTTGAGAAGGATAATAAGCATTGTTCATTCTTTCTACTAGTATTGTTGAATACCTTGTTGTAGTGGTAGTTTGATATCATTATAGTCATATTTGAGCAAATAATAGTGTGATTTTTCTCTTAATGTTTTACCTTGATTTGGTAtcactaattaaataatttttgctTCTTCTTCTGAAGGTGATACTGCATTAGCAAATAATGTTGCGAGCGAAGCATATTGGAAATCTTTCTAACAGTGCAAGATCCTTCTTTTTAAGTGGGTCACGGTGTAATGCAGGGGATGGTAGTTCTTGCACTTGCTCTGAGGATGAAGCTTGTGTTTCACGAAGGCAGCATCTCCGGCATGGAGGTGCACTTGCCCAAAATCAACCCACCTTGGTATCCAGAACGACAGCAAGAGTAGGAAGTTTTGTTCCAGGAGATGCAGTTAAAGTTATCGGTTCACAAAAAGCTAATATCGTTCACCCTGCTTCTTTGAAGCAAGCTGAAATTGCTCCAAAAAAATTGGTGATATCAGATTGTGTAAGTTATGCTAATGTCGTTGAAAATGTTGAGAAGGATGTGGATAACACTTTGCCTCCTATTTCAGACCAGTTTGTTAAGGCTGGTGTTGCAGCTGTAACTTTTCTTTCTGATATTGTGAATTACAAGTTTCCTTTATCTGATGGAATTGGAGTGCTTAACTTCCCCAAAAATTGTATGGTTGATCCCACCAGGATTTCTAGTATCAAACCATCACATGTGAAACACATCAAAAGAGAGAACTTTTCTAGTGTTCATCCTAGATCATCTGCTGAGGCAGCTGTCCAGTTGAATTCTACAAGTAATTCGCACGGGGTAAAGACTAAAGGTGGTAAATCTAGTGCAAGTAAGGGTGTAAATAATGTTCCTCATACCAAGACTGGAAACTCATGGGGCAGTCGAAGTGTACCTACAGATGCCCGGGATAAAAAGGCTGTACCAAATAGAACTAGGTCTCTTATAAATAGCTTCAAAGCAGATTTTAGTTCTAACTATCATCAGGCTTCAGATGCAGGGTCTGAGGGGTGTGTTAATAAAGGCTTTAACAGGCCCCCAAGagatgtgaaatatccaaacgcATATGCTTCAAGCAGGAGGCCATCTGCTTATAGTTTTAATCCTGTTGAAAGTGTTTCCCGGATGCTGCAAGGAATGAAGTGGGGGCGTGCTGCTGAAGAGAAGCTTGAAAATCTCAATTATGTGATGGATGCATATCAGGCAAACCAAGTTCTAAAGCAACTTCAAGACCATACCGTTGCTCTTGGTTTTTTCTACTGGTTAAAACGGCAAGCAGGATTCAAGCATGATGGGCACACTTATACCACAATGGTTGGCAACCTTGGTCGTGCTAGGCAGTTTGGTACCATAAACAAATTGCTTAATGAGATGGTGAGGGAAGGTTGCCAACCAAATGTTGTAACGTATAATCGATTGATTCACAGCTATGGCCGAGCAAACTACTTACAAGATGCAGTTAATGTGTTCAATCAAATGCAGAAAGCAGGGTGTGAGCCTGACCGGGTGACATATTGCACGCTGATTGACATTCATGCTAAGGCTGGTTTTCTTGACATTGCTTTACGTCTGTATGATAGGATGCAAGGGGCAGGTCTTTCTCCCGACACATTCACTTACAGCGTCATAATCAACTGTCTTGGGAAGGCTGGTCACTTAACTGCAGCCCACAATCTTTTTTCTAAGATGGTTGGCGAAGGTTGCATTCCCAACTTAGTCACCTACAATATCATGCTAGCTTTGCAAGCCAAAGCAAGGAACTATGAGGCTGCATTGGAGCTTTACCGTGGGATGCAGAATGCAGGTTTTGAACCAGATAAGGTGACTTACAGCATAGTAATGGAGGTGCTTGGTCATTGTGGGTTTCTTGAGGAAGCAGAAGATATGTTTAATGAGATGAGACAGAGAAACTGGGTCCCCGATGAACCAGTTTACGGTCTTTTAGTAGATCTCTGGGGTAAGGCTGGTAATATTGAGAAGGCTTGGGCATGGTATGGAGCAATGCTTGAGGCAGGGTTGCAGCCGAATGTACCCACTTGTAATTCTATGCTCAGTGCTTTGCTTAGGGTGCATCGGCTATCCGATGCGTATAACCTGCTGCAAGGCATGGTGGATTTGGGTCTCAACCCTTCTTTACAAACTTTTACTTTACTTCTCAGTTGTTGTACAGAAGCGCGGTCCCCTCATGACATGGGGTTTTGTAGCAAGCTCATGGAAATTACAGGCCATCCTGCACATACATTTATATTGTCCATGCCATCAGCAGGCCCAGATGGTCAAAATGTACGAGATCATGTGAATAGATTCTTGGATCTGATGCATAGTGAGGATAGAGAAGGCAAGAGGGGACTAGTTGATGCAGTGGTAGATTTTCTTCACAAGTCAGGGCTCAAAGAGGAGGCTGGCTCTGTTTGGGAGGTGGCTGCACAAAAGAATGTGTATCCCGATGCAGTCAAGGAGAAAAGCAGTAGTCATTGGCTTATCAACCTTCATGTTATGTCAGATGGTACTGCTGTTACTGCGCTTTCTAGAACACTTGCCTGGTTTCGCCGAGAGATGCTAATGTCAGGAGCTTGCCCAAACCGAATTGAAATTGTGACTGGATGGGGCCGTAGGAGCAAGGTCACAGGAACTTCTCTAGTGAGGCAGTCAGTGCAGGAGTTGTTGCGAATGTTTAGCTTCCCTTTTTTCACTGAAAATGGCAACACTGGTTGCTTTGTGGGGTGTGGCGAGTCTCTTGGCAAATGGCTGCTCCATCCTTGTGTGGAAAGGATGCATTTGTTCTAGTAAATTATGAGTTTTCAGCATAGTCATTATTGTGGAAACACAATTTTGTCACTGGAGAAATAGGAGAAGATCTCGGCCATATGCTTTAGTGTACAGTTATATATTGAGAACTGGATCTTTAAGTtgttaaatgagaaatttttttgTTCTCTTAAATTGTTTGCACTTTGATAATTTGCTGAACTATCCGAAAAGAGGCATAGTAGGACTGAGAATCCATGTCACCTTCATCATATTCAAGTTCTTATGAAGAATGAGTGATGGATAACAATGGTACATCACTATACTGTATCGATAGATTAACTATTTCTTAATCAGGAGGAAAGGATGCATAGACTATAGTTTTCTAGATACCCTTTTAAGATACTGATCAGTAATTAAAGTGGTTGCTGCAATACATTGGTTGCTTTGCATTCAAGACCAAGTAATCAGTCACTATAGAGTTAGAGCTAGACTAAAAGATTCACTATGCTTAAAATTGTAGTTTAATTAAACCTTTTTAGGTGTGGTTATAGGggctaaaatatataaataaataaatatatatgtatatatatatatatcttagatCTAAAGGTTCCaccctgaaaaaaaaaaaaaaaattaaaatattccCAATATCCAATGAGAGATAAAAAGTGGGTACTTAAAAACTATTTTTCCCTGGTTGAAGACTGAAAAGCATATTCCATTATCCTTACAGATGTTGATAAGATAGTAAAGAAAATCCCATCTCcatgaaataaattatttattattattataattacaaCCCTTGACCAGCTCCACCTGTCACTGAAAAATGTCACAATCATTACTTGCTAATTTTAATGAAACAAATATTTTGTTCAAAACACGATCACGTAGTGAAGTGAACTTTTGCACAACAAAGTTATTTGCATGGTTTCTTtactttcttttgttttattgaCTCACTATTACTACTGCTCCATCTATAGGCTACAATAGTATACATTGAAACTAATTGGCTTGTCTATTGGCATGAACTACAAACATTAACTTTGAAAAGAAGTGGACCAAATTTTGCATCAGGAGCAAGCAGTTTGATTGGTCTCTTTTAATTACCAGATTTTCTTTTATGGTATTGGAATGCCTAAATGttacaatatatacaaatatacatACATACAAAAAAGGTGCTATTTCAGGAAAATGCAAGCATGAGAAGAGAATGGTGCCcaagggaaaaaagaaagaaagagagattaTTACTTTGGTTTGGACTTGATAATGATAGAAAGCATTGCAttgagttttattttattttatttcaactTTCTAGCATAAAGATTTTGGTGGTAAAATAAAGAAAGTAGTTGCTCCCCCTTTTCACCCATTTTTTCTCTAATGCTTTATTGTAATCCAACCAGATAATTACACCTATCTTTTTCTTGTCACATTAGGGATTTCCTCCTCATACTCCAGATTTATAATTACTTAAATGACATAAATTTCCCAATGGTTTAGGTTATTCAATGTTACCATCTCTCTCCCTCTTTTCCTTCTCTTATTGACTTGGAAATGTTGAGTTCTAAAGTTCAATTTTACTATTTCACTTGGTAATACTTTGTCATTCTCTTCTTCATGAAAATCCCATTTAATTAttgataaaataatttatttaagttttttttttagtgGTGATGAGAATGTCTAACCGAccacaaattattattattattgagcCAACCGTTATTTTCTGTGGAATACATGTAACTAAATCCAAGCAACAATTTTTCTttcaattataaaaatttaagtatttatttcatatatattttttaatttcccTAGCAATAGCTGGAGTAATTTGTGATTATACAAcgttaaatataaataaataaaatttgcgAATTTGAAGGAATTTGTAACAAATTAGAAATAAACACATGTGCATTTCATTTTCAAACGTGAGATAAAGCAAATTTCttagctcaaaaaaaaaaaaaaaaaagcaaaaagacattttataatttaattaaataagaggGTTAATTAGAGTGAAGGATATATCATTTCTGTTTTGATCTTGGATTTTGGTATTAGGAAATTTCATATCAAACCTCTCTCTCTCTGGGTAGGTGGTGTCTGTGTGCGTGCTCACACAGAGCGACCCGAACCCGACTCCGAAACCCATACCCAGTTAGTTCCTCCCTCTATCTCTCTCTTCACGCACTCACCCACTCTCCTCTTCGATTTCGCGGCCGATCGCTCTACGGCGTCTCCGCCTTCGTCTCCGGCTACAAGTTCCAATTAATTCCCTCGCATTTTCATTCATCTACTATTTTCTTGCTCTGTTACAAGTAAGTTATACTGCACTCTCTCTTTCCTTTTCTCTCGCTCTATATCTCTATGTCAGTATGTGTGTATGTATATAGAGGAATGTACAACGATATGTGTGCGTTGTAATTGTATCTTTTATACGCTTTTGTATTTAGGCGTATGCATGTGAATCAATCGGATAGATTAAGAGGATGGGGAACAAGAAAAGAAATCTTGCGGCGCGTCCTAAACAATCGCCGGCGGCTTCACCGGCGGCGGTGACTAAGCAAGTCGTCGACGGAGCCGCCGGAACCGCTGATGGTCTAAGTTCAGATGAACTGGAGCCTAGCCTGAGTCCCGATACCCCCAATCCTGCTGCTGAGAGTAAGATCCTATCGCTGAAGTCGATTGAATCGGACGCTTCTTCTGAAGCTAATGTCAAACTCGATTGCGACCGAGCCCTTATGGCGCTTCGGCGCGGGAACCATACCAAGGCTCTGAAGTTGGCGAAGGAGTTATGTCAGCGGTACGAAAAGTCGCCTCATTTGGCTATTGTTTACAGAATTCAAAGTACTGTATGTAGCAAGGTGGCCTCTCTTATCGAAGACCAAAACGTCAAGTACCGGCATTTGAGGCGCGCAATTGACTCGGCTCGTAGAGCAGTGGAGTTGTCGTCGAACTCGATCGAGTTCGGGCATTTCTACGCGAACTTGCTGTTTGAATCAGCCAATGAAGCGAAGGAGTATGAGGAGGTCGTGCGGGAATGTGAGCGTTTGCTGGCAATTGAAAACCCTGTCGATCCTGCTACGGAGAGCTCACAGGAGGAGAGCCAGCAAAAGCTATCAACGCCAGAAGCTCGAATTGGTAATGTGCAGAATGAGATAAGACAGCTGATCCAAAAGGCTAATATTGCCTCGATATCGTCCTGGATGAAGAATTTGGGAAACGGGGATGACAAGTTTCGGCTGATTCCATTAAGGAGGATCACGGAGGATCCAATGGAGGGGAGGTTGCCTCCAACTAGGAGGCCCAATGAGATTAAGAAGGCCACCAAGACACAAGAAGAGCGAAGGAAGGAGATTGAAGTTAGAGTTGCTGCAGCTAGGTTGTTGCAGCAGAAGTCTGAGGTGCCCCAGTTGGAAAATGAGGGCGACAAGACTGATAAGGGATTGGATTCACTTTCAGCATCTGGTCAGAGAGCTGGTGACCGGCGGAAGTCTAGCAATACAAGGAAAAGTCAATCTTGTGCGGAAAACAGGGATTTTGTGAGGTCATTTTGGAATTCCATTAGTGTTGATAAGAAGAGAGACTTACTTAAAATTGGGGTTTCTGATCTTAAATCCCATTTCGCTTGGTTGAAGGATGGCTTGGCAAATGAAGTTTTATTAGAAGCCTTGTCTTTTGCTGAGACTAATAGTGGTAGGAAGTGGAGATTCTTGGTTTGCTGCAGGTGTAACGAGAGATTTGCGGATTCTGATTCTCACTTGCGTCACATTACGGAAGAACACATGGCAAGACTTTTGCCTAAAATGAAGTCAATGTTGCCTGAAGAGGTTAATAGTGAATGGACTATGATGCTTCTTAATTGTGCTTGGAAGCCCGTGGATGTGTCAGCTGTAGTTAAAATGGTTCGAAATCAAACAAAATGTAAAGATTCTGAATTTGTCGAGGATTGCACTTTGGGGAAAAATATGGGGGATTGTGACGACAAACTTCCCAACATACAGCCTGGACAATGTCATGAGGACAATGGCTCTATGGCTTACTGTTCTGTTGCTGATAGCTGGCCTGTATCTGATGACTCTGAGTGTTTAAAGCTTCTTGAGAGAATATCTGCTGCATTTGAGGTGCTTGTCAGGAATAAATGTCTTGCAACAAGCCATGTTAACTGGGTGATACAAATTGCGTTTGATGAATTACAGAATATGAATTTAGGATTCCAGCTTCTTAACAATGAGGTGATGCAAACACCTATGTGCATTTGCTTTTTGGGAGTCTCCGAGCTTCAGAAAATCCTCAATCTCTTACAGGATTTATCTCATTCTTGTGGTTTAGGTAGAAATTCTGATAAAAGTATTAGTATCATGGATGATGCTAATAATGCTAGCCAAAGTCTAGAGATTAAGGAGTTACTTGTTCTCAGTGCAGATGCATTATTTGTACTTCTTGATGAATGTTTGTTATCAGATGAATCCCCTCATATTAGCAGTCATCGTGATGCCACAGGCAAGGCTGGAGCTGTTGCTTCTGCAGTGGTCAGCAATGTGAATAATAATGATTCCAGTGCTTTTCTGTCCTGGATATATGCAGGTCCAACTAGTGGAGAAGAATTAGCATCATGGATGCGTGTAAAAGAAGAAAAAGCAAGTGAAGGAATGGAAATACTCCAGATGATTGAGAAGGAGTTTTATCAATTACAGAGCCTCTGTGAGCAAAAATGTGAGCATTTAAACTACGAAGAAGCGTTACAAGCAGTAGAAAAGCTCTGTGTTGAAGAAAATAGGAAGAGGAAAGAATCCAGAGACTATGTCCATCAAAGTTTTGATTCTATTCTGAAGCAGCGGAGAGAGGAGTTGGAGAGTGACAATGATGGGACGACAGTCAGAAGTCGATTTGAGTTAGATGCTGTATTAAACATTATAAAAGAAGCAGAAGCTCCGAATGTCAATCAATTTGGTTATGAGGAAACATATTGTGGTTTGACGTCTCAGTTATGTGATTTGGAATCTGGTGAAGACTATATGCTTCGAGTGGAGACTTGTATAGAAGCTTCAATCCGAAGACACAAAGAACATATACAAGTGGAGGTCAGTGTTTTTCAGTTTTGATATGCTTTCATTAGTTGAGGACGGGCACTTATAATTTTTGGTTGCTTTGTCATGCAGCTTAGCAAAACTGATGCAAAGTTAATGCGAAATGTTAATGTCTTGGAGCAGTTGAAACTTAAGCTTGGCTCTATTGCTGTCCATGATTATCATTCAATATTGCTGCCTCTTGTGAAGTCATACCTGAGGGTTTGTATTCATCGAGTTGAAAATTTGCCTTAGTCTTTAGCAGTTATTTCTTGATTGTATCTATGCTTTTATTCTCTTCTTACAGGCACATTTGGAGAGATTAGCTCAGAAGGATGCCACAGACAAGTCTGATGCTGCAAGAGAAGCATTTTTAGCAGAACTTGCTCTTGATGACTCTAAGAAGGTTGTCAGGGGGGGAAGTGATAATTCGAGACATGCTCAGGAGAAAACAAAGGATAAGAAAAAGAACAAGGAATCTAGGAAAGCCAAATATTCAAAGGTTTCGATTGTTTGGTGTGATTTTTTTTAGGTGGTGGTTGTAAATATGTGTAGAAACAAGCATGACAATAAATGTGAAGCTCACCTGTTTCCCCTCCCTGTGGTgtgtctttatttatttttttctttcttccacAGGTTACTGGTGTTTCTGAGCCACAGAAACATGATGATGAGATTGATGACCCAGTGTAAGTGTCCTTCTCTCACTGCTCAAATTAATTTCACTCTTTAGTTAATTGCTCTCTAATCAGTATTTTTTACCGGTCTATGAAATAAGGCACATTCATTTTAATGTATGTATATTGTCTCTTGCTGCAGTTCCTTACCAGTTGCATATGATGCCGATCATCCAGATTCTGAGATCATTGTTTCTGTGGATGGTGATAAAATACAGCAACAGGAAGAGGAACTCAGGCGAAGAATTGAACTTGAAGCAGAGGAAAGAAAGCTTGAAGAAACTTTGGAGTTCCAAAGACGAATGGAGAATGAAGCTAAACAGAAGCACCTTGCTGAGCAACATAAAAAAGCAACACAAACATATCATGAGAACGTGGCAGAGGGGATGCATGATGCAAGCTTGAAATTTGATTCTGTTGATTTAGATGCAAGTGAGCAATTTAAACCTTCAACGCTGGTAAGCATTATTTGGTTGCAAATGCTGTGTTTTATTCACTCTCTTTCTGATAAGAGCAAGATATTGAATTTGATACTGGAGTTTATTTAAAAAGCATTTGGGTTCGCTTTAATTTGGAAACAATGTACTTTTAAAGAGGATCTTGGAGTCTTTGAAAAACCCAATGAATTTGCACTCTTTTAGGAGCACTTGGCAAGCAAGTCAGAGGAAATCCTCGCGCCTCACCATTCTGCACTGCCTATCAACTATTCTGCCACTCCCTGTACTCAAATTAGCAGAGATAATCAGGCCAAAATTGTACAAGGtggattatttttttttcttttttttttagatgaGAGTTGGGATGCACTTTAGAACTGCTATAATGGTCTCTTTTATTACAGCAGGCCTTCCTAATGAAGGAATTACCGAGGATGGTTTTGTGCCTTCTGAACGACGATCTGGAAGAAGCAGAAGAAAGCAAAAGAGTTCTGTCAAAGCTCCTGTTGGAAAGCATCAATCCTTGTCATCGCCAAGGGAAAGTGTTGAAGTTGGGAGTTCACTTACTGAGGGTGGTTTAATAGAAGTCCATAGTAGCAGCAGTAAGTTCCAGAATTAATTGACTCTGCacctaattattattattaatattttaagtaTGATAATAAAAACAAAGTCATACACATGTGGTAGATTTTTTTCAATTATGTTTGTATTCCGTTGCTATTTCGGGTCAAACTACATTTTTCTAAATGGTTACTACGTTAATGTAGTTGCTCTTCATTAACTTTTCTAACTATCTATTTTGTTATTATATATCAATAAAAAAGAAAGGCACAGTTCTCGTGAAGGTTTTATATTTAACGACATTTCTAGATACCTTGTTATCGTAGTCATAGAGGATTGGTTGTGCTAGTGTTTTTAAATTCCTACTTTTTGGTGACGAAAATTGTAGAATATTGTTTTAACAGTTTATGAAAGATCGAGTGATTTTTGCATTTTTAAAAGATGGTTCTATTGGCACTCATTTTTTCTCTCCTTAcccttttttttaattaattatttatttacaaaTATATCATTGTATAACATGACACCTGTAGGTTTAAACGATAAAATGTTATTTCTTAACCTAAGCATCCCACAACATATTTAgtattacatttattatttttaagaaattaaaattatACAAAATGTGAGCAATTAGTTAACAAAATATTGATGTGGAAAAATGTGTTTTAATGGTTAAATGATAAAACTAATGAATACTAAAGTATAAGGTGGAGAATTTTTTTTATCAGTGTCATTGTCTATTTAACAGAGTGCCAATAAATTCAATTCTCTTGAAGATGcgtttataatatttttcaaaaggATAACTAATTAACTAATTGAGTTTTTTTTAGTATTTAAACAGATTTGTATAATAATTCTTAAAAACTAAACTATTccacttagattttttttttgttttttatttaaatttaaatttgaattaggatttattttatatttaaatttgttttatatttaaatttaaattattgttATGTAGTTTTGAAGCATCtggatttttttttgaattagGTTTATAAATATCTCCATGAATTAATGAGGAGTAGTTTATTATACCAGCTTATCTCTGCATTCTTTTTTCTCTTGTACTGCCTCGTTCAGTTGACACATATAAACTTCTGTTATTTAAATCAGTTAAGTCTGTATTGGGAGACGATGAGGGTAAATCATTAAGACACGTACAAGCAGAAGACGATGATGAAGAAAGGTTCCAAGCTGACCTAAAAAAGGCTGTGCGCCAAAGCCTTGGTAAAATTTCTGTAACATAATTTAAGTTTAACTATTAATtattgtttatatgttatgtgatTGAATCTAAACTGGacttcattttcttttttaagAATTAGAATTATAGCTTATGACATGTGTACACCATGAAGTTATTTTGTTTACCTTATAAGATCTTTCTTAGTGTAAAGTTCTGTCACTTCCTTCCATAAGCATGTAAACTTCTTTGTCACTTCCTTCCCTAAGCAAATCAGGAAACAAAATACTTGCTCTATACCATAGATAATCAAAACctttaatgaaaaaatattttctttaactAATAATTTTCTCTTCTTGTTCTGGAAGTTTCAATATATATGTTCAATATTTTAGTGATTAAAAAGACCAAAGAGTTCAATGATTGGCTCAATCAATAAATTGGCAGTAAAAAAATGAGGCACAAACACGACCCATTTGTTCTGGAAGTTTCACTATATATGTTCAAATTTTTCTCTTCTTGTTAAGTCAAATTATCTCTTTTCACCAGTGAGCAGATCTTACAGTGGTTCTTTGTTACCTTGTGTATCGGTTTATGTTACTGGTGTACTGTTTAACCTTATACTTGTGCTGTTTTACAGACACATTTGAAGCACAGAAAAAGCTGCCCTCTGTTTCTAGTTTGAAGATGCTGCAAATGGCTTCTGGAGAAGTAGATAGTGGGAGTGGTGCATCCAATGATGACCAAGTGGATAATATGATCAAAGATAATAAAGTTGGTGCAGGATTGAAAAATGAAGTTGGTGAATACAATTGCTTTCTGAATGTAATTATACAGGTGAGTTTCTTATGATGAGTTAGTTGTGGAATGTATAATCTTTGTGCGTCTTTCTTTTATCTAATTTTGTCAGCACATTGACTGTTTTGACTTTTATTTTGTATACAGTCATTATGGCACATTAGACGGTTTCGAGATGAATTCCTGCAGAAGGCAACATCAGAGCATGTTCATATGGGTGATCCATGTGTTGTCTGTGCACTATATGAAATTTTCTCTGCCTTGAGTATTGCATCTATTGATTCATGGAAAGAAGCAGTCGCTCCTACTTCTTTGAGAATAGCTTTGAGCAACCTATATCCAGATAGTAATTTCTTCCAAGAGGTAACCTGTTTTTGCATAATTACTAGGATAGTTATTTTCATTATCTGCTCATGAGTCTGGCATAATTTGCATTTTGTAAGGTTTGATTGAGATGTGTGAAATTTCAGGCTCAGATGAATGATGCTTCTGAAGTATTGGGAGTAATATTTGACTGCCTTCACCGGTCATTTACTCCTGGTTCAAGCATTTCTGATACTGAATCAGTGGCAAGTAGCTGCATGGGGTCTTGGGATTGTGCAAGCAATACTTGTATTGTGCATTCCATTTTTGGAATGGACATTTTCGAACGTATGAATTGCTACAATTGTGGACTGGAGTCTAGGCATCTCAAGTACACCTCTTTCTTTCACAATATAAATGCCAGTGCTCTCCGGACAATGAAGGTATGAACTTTTTACTTATGGTTGAGAACTTACTGATGCTGTCTTGTGGGTTGGTTGGTTCATCTAATCTTGATGTTTTTTTTGCTATTAAGGTCATGTGTGCTGAAAGTTCTTTCCATGAGCTTTTAAATTTTGTTGAGTTGAATCATCAGTTGGCATGTGATCCTGAGGCTGGAGGCTGTGGGAAGCTTAACTACATCCACCACATTCTCTCATCTCCACCACATGTTTTCACTACGGGTGAGTTAACACAACAGTTTTTGAGTGAATTCACTTTTATTAAAGGAGCTAGGAAGAACGCCACATGTTAACTAGAGATATACTTTGTCTTGCAGTTCTTGGATGGCAAAACACTTCTGAGAGTGTTGATGATATAAGAGCAACATTATCGGCTTTTAATACTGAGATAGATATCAGTGCCATTTATCGTGGTCTAGATCCAAAGAACACACATGGCTTGGTTTCTGTGGTATGTATATTTTGAAAAATCTTGAAGCACACGGTTATTTACTCTTCGTACTGCAAAATTTCAtgtaaataaaatagaaatcttTTGTTCGGTTGACAAAAATAATTATCCTTCTTATCCATTGAACTTATC is a window of Humulus lupulus chromosome 4, drHumLupu1.1, whole genome shotgun sequence DNA encoding:
- the LOC133830455 gene encoding uncharacterized protein LOC133830455 isoform X1 — encoded protein: MGNKKRNLAARPKQSPAASPAAVTKQVVDGAAGTADGLSSDELEPSLSPDTPNPAAESKILSLKSIESDASSEANVKLDCDRALMALRRGNHTKALKLAKELCQRYEKSPHLAIVYRIQSTVCSKVASLIEDQNVKYRHLRRAIDSARRAVELSSNSIEFGHFYANLLFESANEAKEYEEVVRECERLLAIENPVDPATESSQEESQQKLSTPEARIGNVQNEIRQLIQKANIASISSWMKNLGNGDDKFRLIPLRRITEDPMEGRLPPTRRPNEIKKATKTQEERRKEIEVRVAAARLLQQKSEVPQLENEGDKTDKGLDSLSASGQRAGDRRKSSNTRKSQSCAENRDFVRSFWNSISVDKKRDLLKIGVSDLKSHFAWLKDGLANEVLLEALSFAETNSGRKWRFLVCCRCNERFADSDSHLRHITEEHMARLLPKMKSMLPEEVNSEWTMMLLNCAWKPVDVSAVVKMVRNQTKCKDSEFVEDCTLGKNMGDCDDKLPNIQPGQCHEDNGSMAYCSVADSWPVSDDSECLKLLERISAAFEVLVRNKCLATSHVNWVIQIAFDELQNMNLGFQLLNNEVMQTPMCICFLGVSELQKILNLLQDLSHSCGLGRNSDKSISIMDDANNASQSLEIKELLVLSADALFVLLDECLLSDESPHISSHRDATGKAGAVASAVVSNVNNNDSSAFLSWIYAGPTSGEELASWMRVKEEKASEGMEILQMIEKEFYQLQSLCEQKCEHLNYEEALQAVEKLCVEENRKRKESRDYVHQSFDSILKQRREELESDNDGTTVRSRFELDAVLNIIKEAEAPNVNQFGYEETYCGLTSQLCDLESGEDYMLRVETCIEASIRRHKEHIQVELSKTDAKLMRNVNVLEQLKLKLGSIAVHDYHSILLPLVKSYLRAHLERLAQKDATDKSDAAREAFLAELALDDSKKVVRGGSDNSRHAQEKTKDKKKNKESRKAKYSKVTGVSEPQKHDDEIDDPVSLPVAYDADHPDSEIIVSVDGDKIQQQEEELRRRIELEAEERKLEETLEFQRRMENEAKQKHLAEQHKKATQTYHENVAEGMHDASLKFDSVDLDASEQFKPSTLEHLASKSEEILAPHHSALPINYSATPCTQISRDNQAKIVQAGLPNEGITEDGFVPSERRSGRSRRKQKSSVKAPVGKHQSLSSPRESVEVGSSLTEGGLIEVHSSSIKSVLGDDEGKSLRHVQAEDDDEERFQADLKKAVRQSLDTFEAQKKLPSVSSLKMLQMASGEVDSGSGASNDDQVDNMIKDNKVGAGLKNEVGEYNCFLNVIIQSLWHIRRFRDEFLQKATSEHVHMGDPCVVCALYEIFSALSIASIDSWKEAVAPTSLRIALSNLYPDSNFFQEAQMNDASEVLGVIFDCLHRSFTPGSSISDTESVASSCMGSWDCASNTCIVHSIFGMDIFERMNCYNCGLESRHLKYTSFFHNINASALRTMKVMCAESSFHELLNFVELNHQLACDPEAGGCGKLNYIHHILSSPPHVFTTVLGWQNTSESVDDIRATLSAFNTEIDISAIYRGLDPKNTHGLVSVVCYYGQHYRCYAYSHDHGQWIMYDDKTVEVIGSWDGVLDSCERGHWQPQLLLFEAVN